One genomic window of Diospyros lotus cultivar Yz01 chromosome 8, ASM1463336v1, whole genome shotgun sequence includes the following:
- the LOC127808874 gene encoding putative receptor protein kinase ZmPK1 produces the protein MDFLISFFLIFPFLAAPSSSRPSTPSTLSGGSSLSVECPNDTLISPNGVFAAGFHPVGDNAFSLAIWFARSSSGPTVVWMANRDQPVNGKRSKLSLLKLGNLVLTDAGQSPIWSTATASASVVQLTLHNTGNLVLTTSDSHILWQSFDSPTNTLLPNQLFTRFTNLVSSRSQTNHSSGFYKLFFDNNNVLTLLYNGPEVSSIYWPDPWLMIWDAGRTTYNSSKIAVLDSAGHFISSDNLQFSSADFGLGPQRRLTLDVDGSLRLYSLDFRTGNWTVTWQSQSDPCRVHGLCGSNSICSYAYDSARRCSCVPGYKMKNISDWSNGCELEHSFSEDDDHKTTIFASVSYTEFYGYEYSVFQNSTLEDCKVKCSESSICEGFLFKFDESSGYYNCYAKSQLLNGKQSPNLRGTLYVKLNVSRESDVLPLSMPVKETKLNCTGNNIRRLDRVYRTRSGNNFFKFLVWVAAAIGLVEMLCSFSVVSFLFWKTRKQPDPAMEGYFLAATAFKKFTYAEMKKATRGFSEEIGRGGHGVVYRGVLPDHRVAAIKRLDKSNEAEAEFLAEINTIGRLNHMNLIEIWGYCSQGKHRILVSEFMEHGSLAENLQSNTLDWEKRFNIAVGMAKGLAYLHEACLEWVLHCDVKPQNILLDTNYEAKVADFGLSKLLYRGGGCRSISFSKIRGTRGYMAPEWAFNLPITSKVDVYSYGIVVLEMVTGRSPGGGASVNGNEEGGGSLVDWVRKKMQEEASWIEGVVDAGKSGGYDAAKMENLIKVAVQCGEEDRDARPTMSKVLQMLLHPQEEIHPKKRSSTMDNKTINLAPWSKVP, from the coding sequence ATGGatttcttgatttccttcttcctAATCTTTCCATTTTTGGCGGCACCATCTTCCTCAAGGCCGTCGACGCCGAGCACGTTGAGTGGAGGTTCATCTCTTTCCGTGGAGTGTCCGAACGACACCTTGATTTCCCCGAACGGTGTTTTCGCTGCTGGGTTTCACCCTGTCGGAGATAACGCTTTTAGTTTGGCCATATGGTTCGCCAGATCATCATCTGGTCCGACGGTGGTTTGGATGGCCAACCGAGACCAGCCCGTCAATGGTAAACGCTCAAAGCTTTCTCTACTGAAGCTCGGCAATCTGGTCTTGACGGACGCCGGACAAAGCCCCATCTGGTCCACCGCCACCGCCTCCGCCTCCGTGGTGCAGTTAACCCTTCACAACACCGGAAATCTCGTTCTCACAACTTCGGATAGTCACATACTTTGGCAAAGCTTCGATTCACCCACAAACACTCTCCTTCCCAACCAACTGTTCACCAGATTCACAAACCTCGTCTCCTCAAGAAGCCAAACCAACCATTCATCCGGTTTTTATAAGCTCTTCTTCGACAATAATAATGTTCTCACCCTTCTCTACAACGGCCCTGAAGTGTCCAGCATCTACTGGCCCGATCCGTGGCTAATGATTTGGGACGCTGGAAGAACAACTTACAACAGCAGCAAAATCGCAGTGCTTGATTCTGCCGGCCACTTCATATCGTCCGATAACTTGCAATTCTCATCGGCCGATTTTGGTTTGGGGCCGCAAAGAAGATTGACCCTTGACGTTGATGGCAGCCTCCGATTGTATAGCTTAGATTTCAGGACTGGAAATTGGACTGTTACGTGGCAAAGCCAATCGGATCCTTGCCGGGTTCACGGGCTATGCGGATCCAACAGTATTTGCAGCTACGCTTATGATTCTGCTAGAAGATGCTCTTGCGTGCCAGGCTATAAGATGAAGAATATCAGCGACTGGTCTAATGGATGTGAACTAGAACACAGTTTTTCCGAAGATGACGACCACAAGACGACCATTTTCGCATCGGTGAGTTATACAGAGTTTTATGGCTATGAATATTCCGTCTTTCAGAACTCTACCTTAGAGGATTGTAAGGTGAAATGCTCTGAGTCATCAATATGCGAAGGGTTCTTGTTCAAGTTTGATGAAAGTAGTGGCTATTACAACTGCTATGCCAAGTCTCAGTTGCTTAATGGGAAACAATCCCCTAATTTACGAGGAACACTCTATGTCAAACTAAATGTTTCTCGGGAAAGTGATGTCTTGCCTTTAAGCATGCCCGTTAAAGAGACCAAGTTGAATTGCACGGGGAACAACATAAGACGATTGGATAGAGTTTATAGAACCAGAAGTGGGAACAATTTCTTTAAGTTTTTGGTTTGGGTGGCGGCTGCAATTGGACTCGTCGAGATGCTTTGTTCGTTTTCGGtggtttctttcttgttctggAAGACCAGGAAGCAGCCTGATCCAGCCATGGAAGGCTATTTTCTGGCCGCAACTGCATTCAAGAAATTCACATACGCTGAAATGAAGAAGGCAACGCGAGGGTTCAGCGAAGAAATTGGAAGAGGCGGCCATGGCGTCGTTTACAGAGGCGTATTGCCCGATCATCGGGTCGCAGCCATTAAGCGGCTGGACAAATCGAACGAAGCAGAAGCCGAGTTTCTAGCCGAGATAAACACCATCGGAAGATTAAACCACATGAACCTGATAGAGATATGGGGATATTGTTCCCAAGGAAAACACAGGATTTTGGTATCCGAGTTCATGGAGCATGGTTCCTTGGCAGAGAATCTGCAATCCAACACGCTTGATTGGGAGAAGAGGTTCAACATTGCAGTGGGAATGGCAAAAGGGTTGGCTTATCTACATGAGGCGTGCTTGGAGTGGGTTTTACACTGCGATGTGAAGCCCCAAAACATACTGTTGGACACAAATTATGAGGCGAAAGTAGCCGATTTCGGGCTGTCCAAACTGCTTTACAGGGGCGGAGGCTGCCGTTCAATCAGCTTCTCCAAGATAAGGGGAACAAGAGGCTACATGGCGCCTGAATGGGCTTTCAACCTGCCCATCACCTCCAAAGTCGACGTCTACAGCTACGGAATCGTTGTGTTGGAGATGGTAACGGGAAGGAGCCCTGGAGGAGGAGCCTCCGTGAATGGCAATGAGGAAGGAGGAGGAAGCTTGGTGGATTgggtgaggaagaagatgcaGGAAGAAGCGAGTTGGATTGAAGGGGTAGTGGACGCGGGTAAAAGTGGCGGGTACGATGCGGCCAAGATGGAAAATCTCATCAAAGTGGCTGTGCAATGCGGGGAGGAAGATAGAGACGCTAGGCCCACCATGAGCAAGGTGCTGCAAATGCTGTTGCACCCCCAAGAAGAGATCCACCCCAAGAAGAGATCCTCGACCATGGACAATAAGACGATTAATCTTGCCCCATGGAGCAAGGTGCCGTAA